A single region of the Jatrophihabitans sp. GAS493 genome encodes:
- a CDS encoding carboxylesterase/lipase family protein: MVQTDRGAIRGASSDGVDSFLGIPYAAPPIANLRWQAPQPHAPWSGVLPTTSYGARCAALESTNGVRTNAEDCLFINVQRATGVTAGRKIPVYVFIHGGGLVNGSSNQAGGEKIVRLSNAIVVTMNYRLGVFGFLGLPGLSKTGQGNYGFLDQQAALRWVQRNIAAFGGDPNEVTLGGESAGAFSVCAHLTAPGSQGLFSRAMMQSGSCLSRPLAATRTDSTTFAAAAGCPSAATETSCLRGLSAAKLLDASTGFSPTLTSGTTALPQPPATAVRDGEFARVPIVTGSNRDEGRTFFQGDIGLTESQYEAWVQSTFPALAPQVLARYPWPRNADKFTPAYLIGAIATDSGLAAGIGGCSQLQLESTFAKYVPTYAYEFDARHGPGLVPIPGYVWGAGHAAELAYLFPSFNNGTPIAPTFNAGERQLSRDMIHYWGGFVFRGSPNAQGQAHWPKFGATHRIMSLKPSGESTEISTSAFRSEHQCGFWDSVA; encoded by the coding sequence GTGGTGCAGACGGACCGGGGCGCCATTCGCGGCGCAAGCAGCGACGGCGTCGACAGTTTCCTCGGAATCCCTTACGCGGCACCGCCGATCGCTAACCTGCGCTGGCAGGCACCGCAACCGCATGCGCCGTGGAGCGGCGTGCTGCCGACTACCAGTTATGGCGCTCGCTGCGCCGCGCTCGAGAGCACCAATGGCGTCCGGACGAATGCCGAGGACTGCCTGTTCATCAACGTACAGCGAGCAACCGGCGTTACGGCTGGACGAAAGATTCCCGTCTACGTCTTCATCCATGGCGGCGGCCTCGTGAACGGAAGCTCGAACCAGGCCGGCGGCGAGAAGATCGTCCGCCTCAGCAACGCGATCGTCGTCACCATGAACTATCGCCTCGGCGTCTTCGGCTTCCTCGGTCTACCTGGACTGTCGAAGACCGGCCAGGGCAACTACGGCTTCCTCGATCAGCAGGCCGCGCTGAGGTGGGTGCAGCGCAACATCGCGGCGTTCGGCGGCGACCCGAACGAGGTCACGCTCGGTGGAGAATCCGCCGGTGCCTTCTCGGTCTGCGCGCATCTGACCGCACCTGGTTCGCAGGGACTATTCAGCCGCGCGATGATGCAGAGCGGTTCCTGCCTGAGCCGGCCGCTCGCCGCAACGAGGACTGACAGCACGACGTTTGCCGCTGCAGCGGGCTGTCCGTCAGCGGCCACTGAGACGTCCTGCCTGCGCGGACTCTCGGCGGCGAAACTGCTCGACGCAAGCACAGGCTTCTCGCCGACCCTGACCAGCGGCACAACGGCGCTTCCCCAGCCACCAGCGACTGCCGTCCGCGACGGGGAGTTCGCTCGCGTTCCGATCGTGACGGGATCGAATCGCGACGAAGGTCGAACCTTCTTCCAGGGCGACATCGGATTGACTGAGAGTCAGTACGAGGCCTGGGTCCAGTCGACGTTCCCGGCACTCGCCCCCCAGGTGCTGGCCCGCTACCCGTGGCCGCGCAATGCCGACAAGTTCACGCCGGCCTACCTGATCGGCGCGATTGCCACCGACTCCGGCCTCGCCGCGGGAATTGGGGGATGCTCGCAACTGCAGCTGGAGAGCACATTCGCCAAGTACGTGCCGACCTATGCCTACGAGTTCGACGCCCGCCACGGTCCCGGCCTGGTCCCGATTCCCGGGTACGTATGGGGAGCGGGACATGCTGCGGAACTCGCGTACCTGTTCCCGAGCTTCAACAACGGCACACCCATCGCCCCCACCTTCAATGCGGGCGAGCGCCAGCTGTCCCGCGACATGATCCACTACTGGGGAGGGTTCGTCTTCCGTGGGAGCCCGAACGCGCAAGGGCAGGCGCACTGGCCGAAGTTCGGGGCGACTCACCGGATCATGTCCCTGAAGCCCTCCGGCGAGAGCACTGAGATCAGCACCTCCGCCTTCCGCTCCGAGCACCAATGCGGCTTCTGGGACTCGGTCGCGTAG